In Candidatus Margulisiibacteriota bacterium, the genomic stretch GATGACTCGAGCGCCCGGACCGCGAACTTGAAAACTTCTTTTCCATCCATCCGGATAAAACGGCTGTTTTTACATTCCGGATCGCGGCTTCCTCCTCCTGGCATTACCAGGGATTGCCTAAGATGTCCCTCCGCTTTCCAGAAGTTGCTGATTACCCCTTTGTTTTGGTCCGCCCGTAAAACGACCGCCCCGGCCGCATCGCCAAAAAGGATGCAGGTTCCCCGGTCGGTCCAGTCCAGATACTTGGTTAGCGTGTCAGCCCCAACCAAAAGGATCGTTTTGTGGCGCCCGCTCTCGATAAGGCAGCTCGCGACCGCCAGGCCATGGTTAAAGCCGGCGCAGGCGGCAGACAGGTCGAAGGCGGCCGCATTGACAGCTTTGAGCTTGTCCTGCAGGATGCAGGCGACGGAAGGAAAAAGAGTGTCGGGCGAAGTTGTGCAAACAATGATAACCTCTATCTCTTCGGGGAAAACCTTTGCTTTGACGAGCGCCCTTTCCGCGGCGACGATCGCCAGGTCAGAGGTTGCTGTTAATTCGTCGGATACCCGCCGTTCAATTATCCCGGTCCGTTCCCTGATCCATTCATCCGATGTTTCAACGAGTTTGGCCAGATCGTGGTTGGTGACTATTTTACTTGGAACACAGGAACCGGTCCCAATGATCCTGGCTTTCATGGCTGGGCCTCGATCTTGGTGATCCGTCCGACCAGGTCTTGCTGGATCGCCTCCATAGTTGCACGGATCGCGTTTTTGATCGCTTTTGCCTTAGCCCGGCCATGGGCCTTGAAAACGACCCCATTGATCCCAAGCATCGGGGCTCCACCGTATTCGTCGTAATCTGTCCGCTTCTTTATCCCGGCAAATGCGGGGAGAAGGAGGAAGGCGGCAAAATAGGTGATCGGGTTCTTTGTTAGCTCTTTCTTAAAAAGGTCGAGCAGGAAGCTGCTGACCGACTCCCCGAATTTAAGGATCAAATTTCCGACAAATCCGTCGCAAACGACAACATCGACCTCTCCGGCGAACATTTCTTTTGGCTCAACGTTTCCAAGAAAGTTGATCGGGGCTTCTTTGAGCAGCGGCCACGCTTCGGTCACCAGCTCATTCCCTTTTTCTTTTTCTTCCCCGATGTTAAGCAGGCCAACCCGCGGGGCTTTGACGTGCATGACGCATTCGCTGTATTGCGATCCCATCTCGGCAAATTGTTTCAATTGCTTTGCTTTACAGTCGGAATTGGCCCCGATATCCAGGATCAACAACGGGTTTTTTTGGGTAGGAAACAGTCCCGCGATCGCCGGTCTCTCGATCCCGGGGATCCGGCCCAGGCCAAAAAG encodes the following:
- a CDS encoding ketoacyl-ACP synthase III, with translation MKARIIGTGSCVPSKIVTNHDLAKLVETSDEWIRERTGIIERRVSDELTATSDLAIVAAERALVKAKVFPEEIEVIIVCTTSPDTLFPSVACILQDKLKAVNAAAFDLSAACAGFNHGLAVASCLIESGRHKTILLVGADTLTKYLDWTDRGTCILFGDAAGAVVLRADQNKGVISNFWKAEGHLRQSLVMPGGGSRDPECKNSRFIRMDGKEVFKFAVRALESSVNEVLKDSGRQLADVDLLIPHQANIRIIDHVTKKMGLSKEKVYVNLHKYGNTSAASVPLALDEAAAEGKLKSGNLVILSGFGAGLTYGANAIIW
- the plsX gene encoding phosphate acyltransferase PlsX, with protein sequence MRIAIDAMGGDFAPAEIVKGAVQASLDLPVELVLVGKKDKINRELSRYKKIGRISVINAEEVITNSESPVSAVKQKKDSSLNVAVALVKKQEAMAIVSAGNTGALMAASLFGLGRIPGIERPAIAGLFPTQKNPLLILDIGANSDCKAKQLKQFAEMGSQYSECVMHVKAPRVGLLNIGEEKEKGNELVTEAWPLLKEAPINFLGNVEPKEMFAGEVDVVVCDGFVGNLILKFGESVSSFLLDLFKKELTKNPITYFAAFLLLPAFAGIKKRTDYDEYGGAPMLGINGVVFKAHGRAKAKAIKNAIRATMEAIQQDLVGRITKIEAQP